A stretch of Myxococcus hansupus DNA encodes these proteins:
- a CDS encoding HupE/UreJ family protein codes for MSRMAALSLLLVSLSAQAQKPSDSYLHLIDKGGAIAGRWDVALQDLDEVLGLDAGGDGAITWGEVLARQADIRRYVLGRLALGADGQPCELVARDSLRIAQHSDGAYAVVAFDARCAAPVTRLDVDYSLLFDSDPQHRGIVRVGAAEEGAPLIFSASQHFARVRLRGASPWRMTGHMVVEGAVHVMTRVDHLLFLVALLLPAVLRRAPDGRWEEVSDYRLALWDLVMGVSAFTMAHALTLAAATLGWVSPPPGFTAFAIALSLLVLALDNLRPLGWGVRWVAVFVLGLLHGFGFASVLAGWGLSAGSLTLALLGFNLGVELGQLVWVAAFLPLAFALRGSALYRRAVLGGGSAAIALLAGFWLAQRVLGLGVSVT; via the coding sequence ATGAGCCGGATGGCCGCGTTGTCACTGCTGCTGGTGTCCCTGTCCGCCCAGGCGCAGAAGCCGAGCGACAGCTATCTGCACCTCATCGACAAGGGGGGCGCCATCGCGGGCCGGTGGGACGTGGCGCTCCAGGACCTGGACGAGGTGCTCGGGTTGGACGCGGGTGGAGACGGTGCCATCACCTGGGGCGAGGTGCTCGCGCGGCAGGCGGACATCCGGCGCTATGTGCTCGGCCGGTTGGCGCTGGGGGCGGACGGCCAGCCCTGTGAGTTGGTGGCGCGGGACTCGCTGCGCATCGCCCAGCACTCGGATGGGGCCTACGCGGTGGTGGCCTTCGACGCGCGCTGCGCGGCGCCCGTCACGCGGCTGGACGTGGACTATTCGCTGCTGTTCGACAGCGACCCGCAGCACCGGGGCATCGTCCGCGTGGGCGCGGCGGAGGAGGGCGCGCCGCTCATCTTCTCCGCGTCGCAGCACTTCGCGCGGGTGCGCCTGCGCGGCGCCTCGCCGTGGCGCATGACGGGGCACATGGTGGTGGAGGGCGCGGTGCACGTGATGACGCGGGTGGACCACCTGCTCTTCCTCGTCGCGCTGCTGCTGCCCGCGGTGCTGCGGCGAGCGCCGGATGGCCGGTGGGAAGAAGTGTCCGACTACCGCCTGGCGCTCTGGGATTTGGTGATGGGGGTGTCCGCCTTCACCATGGCGCACGCGTTGACGCTGGCGGCGGCCACGCTGGGGTGGGTGTCGCCGCCGCCGGGCTTCACCGCCTTCGCCATCGCGCTGAGCCTGCTGGTGCTGGCGCTCGACAACCTCCGTCCGCTGGGGTGGGGCGTGCGCTGGGTGGCGGTCTTCGTGCTGGGGCTGCTGCACGGCTTCGGCTTCGCGTCGGTGCTGGCGGGGTGGGGGCTGTCGGCGGGGAGCCTCACGCTGGCGCTGCTGGGCTTCAACCTGGGCGTGGAGTTGGGGCAGCTCGTCTGGGTGGCCGCGTTCCTGCCGCTGGCCTTCGCGCTGCGGGGTTCGGCGCTCTACCGGCGCGCGGTGCTGGGCGGCGGCTCGGCGGCCATCGCGCTGCTGGCGGGCTTCTGGCTGGCGCAGCGTGTCTTGGGGCTGGGCGTGTCGGTTACCTGA
- a CDS encoding ExbD/TolR family protein, whose amino-acid sequence MAIQVPGKRYGKRLQHSKVFGHGATAKKSGYSDLLITPLVDMFIIIVLFLIANFSATGEVLNMTKDIELPEAVNVQEVEMHPVVMVSGAQILVSGTVIGRVEDFTKDEYLNIPALEEKLRDMKKQYEDLHSMAQDSANSFKGDINIQAHKDVEYSIIKRVMFSCATAGYNNINFAVMTAGGGDAVKEASAKATP is encoded by the coding sequence ATGGCCATTCAGGTTCCAGGCAAGCGATACGGCAAGCGGCTCCAGCACTCCAAGGTGTTCGGGCACGGCGCGACCGCGAAGAAGAGCGGTTACTCCGACCTGCTCATCACCCCGCTGGTCGACATGTTCATCATCATCGTGCTCTTCCTCATCGCGAACTTCTCCGCGACGGGCGAGGTGCTGAACATGACCAAGGACATCGAGCTTCCCGAGGCGGTCAACGTCCAGGAAGTGGAGATGCATCCGGTGGTGATGGTCTCCGGCGCGCAGATTCTCGTCTCCGGCACCGTCATTGGCCGCGTCGAGGACTTCACCAAGGACGAGTACCTCAACATCCCGGCGCTGGAGGAGAAGCTCCGGGACATGAAGAAGCAGTACGAGGACCTCCACTCCATGGCGCAGGACTCGGCCAACTCCTTCAAGGGCGACATCAACATCCAGGCCCACAAGGACGTGGAGTACTCCATCATCAAGCGGGTGATGTTCAGTTGCGCCACGGCGGGCTACAACAACATCAACTTCGCGGTGATGACGGCGGGTGGTGGCGACGCGGTGAAGGAAGCCAGCGCCAAGGCCACGCCGTAG
- a CDS encoding ExbD/TolR family protein: protein MAGGMDTGGGKGGKKSLDTSINLTAFIDLMAVTISFLIMTAVWTQIGRLQVSQAGGPSMEEEQQQEEQTKTVQLSLLITPTELRLTADQSAFEPIPLTKDAKGKTDLSKLTARFKELKAQLPDQSAITLQPEDKVRYEDLVRIIDECIGSGLPQVSVSAAMG from the coding sequence ATGGCCGGCGGAATGGACACAGGTGGAGGAAAAGGCGGCAAGAAGTCGCTCGACACCTCTATCAACCTCACGGCTTTCATCGACCTGATGGCGGTGACCATCAGCTTCCTCATCATGACGGCGGTCTGGACCCAGATTGGCCGGCTCCAGGTTTCGCAGGCGGGTGGCCCCTCCATGGAGGAGGAGCAGCAGCAGGAAGAGCAGACCAAGACGGTCCAGCTCAGCCTGCTCATCACGCCCACGGAGCTGCGGCTGACCGCGGATCAGAGCGCCTTCGAGCCGATTCCCCTCACCAAGGATGCGAAGGGCAAGACGGACCTGTCCAAGCTGACGGCGCGCTTCAAGGAGCTGAAGGCGCAGTTGCCGGACCAGTCCGCCATCACCCTGCAACCTGAAGACAAGGTCCGCTACGAGGACCTGGTCCGTATCATCGACGAGTGCATCGGCTCTGGGCTGCCCCAGGTGTCGGTGTCCGCGGCGATGGGCTAG
- a CDS encoding bifunctional methionine sulfoxide reductase B/A protein: protein MKKHPLTRGLPETASMHTAPTTASLARRLMPLALLALAVLSACSEARGAAANAPRASPSIQDTRHYTKPSDAELRRTLSPLAWKVTQEGATEPAFKNPLWNHHAEGLYVDVVSGEPLFSSLDKFDSHTGWPSFTRPVDSARVVEKRDASLGMERVEVRSKAANSHLGHIFGDGPAPTHLRYCINSAALRFVSVNDLAKEGYGAWLPLFGRPAPAAASKRDTSSPFTETALLAGGCFWGMEDLLRAIPGVIETEVGYTGGSSALAKPTYRDVSSGKTGHAETVRVVFDPTRLTYETLLERWFFRMHDPTTLNRQGNDVGTQYRSALFYLSDAQKRVAETVKARVDASGKWPRPVVTQITPAGPFTPAEDYHQDYLVKNPGGYTCHYMRD from the coding sequence ATGAAGAAGCACCCGCTCACACGGGGACTTCCGGAGACCGCGTCCATGCACACCGCCCCCACAACCGCTTCGCTGGCCCGCAGGCTCATGCCGCTGGCCCTGTTGGCCCTCGCGGTGCTGTCCGCGTGCTCCGAGGCCCGAGGCGCCGCCGCGAACGCACCACGGGCCTCGCCCTCCATCCAGGACACCCGCCACTACACGAAGCCCTCGGACGCGGAGCTCCGCCGCACGCTCTCCCCGCTGGCCTGGAAGGTGACGCAGGAGGGGGCGACGGAGCCCGCGTTCAAGAACCCCTTGTGGAACCACCACGCCGAGGGCCTCTACGTCGACGTGGTCAGCGGAGAGCCCCTCTTCTCCTCGCTCGACAAGTTCGACTCACACACGGGCTGGCCCAGCTTCACGCGCCCGGTGGACAGCGCCCGCGTCGTGGAGAAGCGCGACGCGAGCTTGGGCATGGAGCGCGTCGAGGTCCGCTCGAAGGCGGCCAACTCCCACCTCGGCCACATCTTCGGTGATGGACCCGCGCCCACCCACCTGCGCTACTGCATCAACTCCGCGGCCCTGCGCTTCGTCTCCGTCAACGATTTGGCGAAGGAAGGCTACGGGGCCTGGCTGCCGCTCTTCGGCCGCCCCGCCCCCGCCGCCGCGTCGAAGCGGGACACCTCGTCGCCCTTCACGGAGACGGCGCTGCTCGCGGGCGGCTGCTTCTGGGGCATGGAGGACTTGCTGCGCGCGATTCCCGGCGTCATCGAAACGGAGGTCGGCTACACCGGCGGCTCCAGCGCGCTCGCGAAGCCCACCTACCGCGACGTGAGCTCGGGCAAGACGGGCCACGCGGAGACCGTGCGCGTCGTGTTCGACCCCACCCGGCTGACGTACGAGACGCTGCTGGAGCGGTGGTTCTTCCGCATGCACGACCCGACGACGCTCAACCGCCAGGGCAACGACGTGGGCACGCAGTACCGCTCCGCCCTCTTCTACCTGTCGGATGCGCAGAAGCGCGTGGCGGAGACGGTGAAGGCCCGGGTGGACGCCTCCGGCAAGTGGCCCCGGCCCGTCGTCACGCAAATCACGCCCGCGGGCCCCTTCACGCCCGCCGAGGACTACCACCAGGACTACCTGGTGAAGAACCCCGGCGGCTACACCTGCCACTACATGCGGGACTGA
- a CDS encoding MASE1 domain-containing protein has product MAPMDTCRVGGWVSGGWVIFGLLRANARGVQGRHLLEMLGLAVVYLAAGGLGQKVAIVGNISPAWPPAGVALAALVVLGVSRWPGVFVAATVMALLSGVPFLSAVGVGLGNTLAAVLGAWLLRRVDFDTSLERIRDVVALCAGAGVLCLGVGAAVGATSLVLSGRLAWESLAVGLRVGWVGDLMGVLVVAPPLMLFRRCERPRRFSEAVGLAGLTSLLCCTVFFIPDLPRSAAHAATFLLFPMSAWAALRFGPRGTAAATLCIAAASIVGTARDHGPFSTDDLTQDLLVLQLFIAANAVTGLLLAAVSTERQRAVGQLQLLATTVRGVHEGVLIAEVRDGGALRTVFANQALCSLLGYRLEDLLGEDPCTLYGAQGLEFRQRTRQSLLAGEPVFAEVQLLRKDGGLVSSEVLLSPVRASDEDVTHFVATHRDISATKELQARLVAAERVAAVGTLAAGVGHEINNPLAYLVLNLESAERNLTQGGMAGTRDAMASVRSALEGAERIRLIVRDLQVFSRQGNQDRGVVDLNALVPPAVRIISHALRHRARLVEEFGPVPRVSGSEARLGQVLLNLLVNAMQAIPEGNPSMNEVRVRTSTDATGWARVDVVDSGAGIPAHVLPRIFEAFYTTKSSGEGTGLGLAICQQIIRSHGGELEVRSEPGRGSVFSVLLPPARVQVATPPRPLPRVSPPPAPSKVRRGRVLVVDDEPRLAQSMRLLLEPYHDVVTTTRGGEALALVDAGHRFDVILCDLQMPETDGSAVYQHLCAHAPDQASRVVFISGGAYTPESRAFIDSVPTRVLEKPVRPDVLMGTVDAAMAAAEALASDVSSDGVVAEPTVAVASGTRH; this is encoded by the coding sequence ATGGCGCCCATGGATACCTGCCGGGTCGGCGGGTGGGTATCGGGGGGATGGGTCATCTTCGGGCTGCTCCGAGCCAATGCGCGTGGAGTCCAAGGCCGGCATCTGTTGGAGATGCTGGGCCTGGCGGTCGTGTATCTCGCGGCCGGCGGACTCGGGCAGAAGGTGGCCATTGTCGGCAACATCAGCCCGGCCTGGCCCCCCGCGGGCGTGGCCCTGGCGGCGCTGGTGGTGCTGGGTGTGTCTCGCTGGCCCGGTGTCTTCGTGGCCGCCACCGTGATGGCGCTCCTCTCCGGTGTGCCCTTCCTGTCCGCGGTAGGCGTGGGACTGGGGAACACGCTGGCGGCGGTGCTGGGCGCGTGGCTGCTGCGACGCGTGGACTTCGACACGTCCCTGGAGCGCATTCGCGACGTCGTCGCGTTGTGCGCGGGCGCGGGTGTGTTGTGTCTGGGCGTGGGCGCCGCGGTGGGCGCGACGAGCCTCGTGCTGAGCGGGCGGCTCGCGTGGGAGTCCCTGGCGGTGGGGCTGCGCGTGGGGTGGGTGGGCGACCTGATGGGCGTGCTGGTGGTGGCGCCCCCGTTGATGTTGTTCCGGCGGTGTGAGCGGCCCCGGCGCTTCAGCGAGGCGGTGGGGCTCGCGGGGCTCACCAGCCTGCTGTGCTGCACCGTCTTCTTCATCCCGGACTTGCCGCGCAGCGCGGCGCACGCGGCGACCTTCCTGCTCTTCCCCATGTCCGCCTGGGCGGCGCTTCGCTTCGGTCCCCGAGGGACGGCGGCGGCCACGCTGTGCATCGCCGCCGCGTCCATCGTGGGCACGGCGCGGGACCACGGGCCCTTCTCCACGGATGACCTGACGCAGGACCTGCTGGTGCTGCAGCTCTTCATCGCCGCCAACGCCGTCACCGGGTTGCTGCTGGCCGCGGTGAGCACCGAGCGCCAGCGCGCGGTGGGGCAGCTCCAGCTCCTGGCAACCACCGTGCGAGGCGTGCACGAAGGCGTGCTCATCGCGGAGGTGCGCGACGGCGGCGCGCTGCGCACGGTGTTCGCCAACCAGGCGCTGTGTTCGCTCCTGGGGTACCGGCTGGAGGACCTGCTCGGCGAGGACCCGTGCACGCTCTACGGCGCGCAGGGGCTGGAGTTCCGGCAGCGGACCCGGCAGTCGCTGCTGGCGGGGGAGCCGGTTTTCGCGGAGGTGCAGTTGCTGCGCAAGGACGGGGGGCTCGTTTCGAGCGAGGTGCTGCTGTCCCCGGTGCGCGCCTCGGACGAGGACGTCACGCACTTCGTGGCGACCCACCGTGACATCTCCGCCACCAAGGAGCTGCAGGCCCGGCTGGTGGCCGCCGAGCGCGTGGCCGCCGTGGGCACGCTGGCGGCGGGCGTGGGGCATGAAATCAACAACCCGTTGGCCTACCTGGTGCTGAACCTGGAGTCCGCCGAGCGGAACCTCACGCAGGGCGGCATGGCCGGCACGCGCGACGCGATGGCGAGTGTGCGCAGCGCCCTGGAAGGCGCCGAGCGCATTCGTCTCATCGTCCGCGACCTGCAGGTGTTCAGCCGTCAGGGCAACCAGGACCGGGGGGTGGTGGACCTCAACGCGTTGGTGCCGCCCGCGGTGCGCATCATCAGCCACGCGCTGCGCCACCGCGCCCGGTTGGTGGAGGAGTTCGGCCCGGTGCCGCGCGTGTCGGGCAGCGAGGCGCGGCTCGGGCAGGTGCTGCTCAACCTGCTGGTGAACGCGATGCAGGCGATTCCGGAGGGCAACCCGTCCATGAACGAGGTGCGCGTGCGCACCAGCACGGATGCCACGGGATGGGCCCGGGTGGACGTGGTGGACAGCGGTGCTGGGATTCCCGCGCACGTGCTGCCTCGCATCTTCGAGGCCTTCTACACCACCAAGTCCAGCGGCGAGGGCACCGGGTTGGGGCTCGCCATCTGCCAGCAAATCATCCGCTCGCACGGGGGCGAGCTGGAGGTGCGCAGCGAGCCGGGGCGTGGGTCCGTCTTCAGCGTGCTCCTGCCGCCCGCGCGGGTGCAGGTGGCCACGCCGCCTCGGCCCCTGCCGCGCGTGAGCCCGCCGCCGGCACCCAGCAAGGTCCGGCGGGGTCGGGTGCTGGTGGTGGACGACGAGCCGCGGCTGGCGCAGTCGATGCGGCTGTTGCTGGAGCCGTACCATGACGTCGTCACCACCACGCGTGGTGGCGAGGCCCTGGCGCTGGTGGACGCGGGCCACCGCTTCGACGTCATCCTGTGTGACTTGCAGATGCCGGAGACGGATGGGTCCGCCGTCTACCAGCACCTGTGCGCGCACGCGCCGGACCAGGCCTCACGGGTGGTGTTCATCTCGGGCGGTGCGTACACGCCGGAGTCGCGCGCGTTCATCGACTCGGTGCCCACGCGGGTGCTGGAGAAGCCCGTTCGCCCGGATGTATTGATGGGCACGGTGGATGCCGCGATGGCGGCCGCCGAAGCGCTGGCGTCCGATGTGAGCTCGGATGGCGTGGTGGCGGAGCCCACCGTGGCCGTGGCGAGTGGCACTCGTCACTGA
- a CDS encoding HAD family hydrolase, translated as MLLRAVIFDLDGTLVDSLGDIADATNHALTLHGLPTHPESAYLRFVGSGVRELIRRAVPAGREDLLEPVLASYKAYYDDHLFDRTAHYPGIPEMLTALAGDGARMAVLSNKSDDFVKRLVARLLPGVPFAAVYGERPDLPRKPDPTAALALARELGVAPTECAFVGDTSIDMDTARAAGMYGVGVAWGFREVAELKAHGARAVADTAQSLLTALRDARP; from the coding sequence ATGCTGCTCCGTGCCGTCATCTTCGACCTGGATGGAACGCTGGTGGATTCGCTGGGCGACATCGCCGACGCGACGAACCATGCGCTGACCCTCCACGGGCTGCCCACCCATCCGGAATCCGCCTACCTGCGCTTCGTGGGCAGCGGTGTCCGGGAGCTGATTCGCAGGGCGGTGCCCGCGGGCCGGGAGGACCTGCTCGAACCGGTGCTGGCGTCGTACAAGGCCTACTACGACGACCACCTCTTCGACCGGACGGCGCACTACCCCGGCATCCCGGAGATGTTGACGGCGCTGGCCGGGGACGGCGCGCGGATGGCGGTGCTGAGCAACAAGTCGGACGACTTCGTGAAGCGCTTGGTGGCCAGGCTGCTGCCGGGCGTTCCCTTCGCCGCCGTGTACGGTGAGCGGCCGGACCTGCCGCGCAAGCCGGACCCGACGGCGGCGCTGGCCTTGGCCCGGGAGCTGGGTGTGGCCCCCACCGAGTGCGCCTTCGTAGGCGACACGTCCATCGACATGGACACGGCGCGCGCGGCGGGCATGTACGGCGTGGGTGTGGCCTGGGGCTTCCGCGAGGTGGCGGAGTTGAAGGCCCACGGCGCGCGCGCGGTGGCGGACACCGCACAGTCGCTGCTGACGGCGCTTCGCGACGCGCGGCCCTGA
- a CDS encoding general secretion pathway protein GspE: protein MARKRIGELLLEQRAISVAQLEAGLAAHRKSGQRLGATLIAQGAITEATLAGALSQALGLPLVDLTNTPPEWAAVHMLRARFCEQHDLFPIALESAGGRKQLVVAMSDPLNVTAVEEIEFTTGLKVSPRVAPLSIVRGAILRYYHKVPVAAPSTARATPPGRPAAKPVKASPPLTARPAPAPTQDDDDEEVIIGEELPPAEMTQRTSLAELIREREEQSKQKRGQAGVTAKPKAPAPSAGGTGVLDDLDYLFGQAREDPDRVEELERKFWALMRIMARKGLLSNEEFTRELDDEDKASES, encoded by the coding sequence ATGGCGAGGAAGCGCATTGGCGAGCTCCTGTTGGAGCAGCGGGCGATCAGCGTCGCCCAGCTCGAGGCGGGGCTCGCGGCTCACCGGAAATCAGGACAGCGCTTGGGGGCCACCCTCATCGCGCAGGGGGCGATCACCGAAGCGACGCTCGCGGGCGCGCTGAGCCAGGCCCTGGGCCTGCCGCTGGTGGACCTCACGAACACACCGCCTGAATGGGCCGCGGTGCACATGCTGCGCGCGCGCTTCTGCGAACAGCATGACTTGTTCCCCATCGCGCTGGAGAGCGCGGGTGGGCGCAAGCAGCTCGTGGTGGCGATGAGTGATCCGCTCAACGTGACGGCGGTGGAGGAGATTGAGTTCACCACCGGCCTCAAGGTGAGCCCGCGCGTGGCGCCGCTGTCCATCGTGCGCGGCGCCATCCTCCGCTACTACCACAAGGTCCCGGTGGCGGCGCCGTCGACGGCCCGGGCCACTCCGCCCGGCAGGCCCGCGGCGAAACCGGTGAAGGCCTCGCCGCCCCTCACGGCGCGCCCCGCGCCAGCGCCCACGCAGGACGACGATGACGAGGAGGTCATCATCGGCGAGGAGCTCCCGCCTGCGGAGATGACGCAGCGGACGTCGCTGGCGGAGCTCATTCGCGAGCGCGAGGAGCAGAGCAAGCAGAAGCGTGGACAGGCGGGCGTCACCGCGAAGCCCAAGGCCCCCGCCCCGAGCGCGGGCGGCACGGGCGTGCTGGATGACCTGGACTATCTCTTCGGGCAGGCGCGCGAGGACCCGGACCGCGTCGAGGAGCTGGAGCGCAAGTTCTGGGCGCTGATGCGGATCATGGCGCGCAAGGGCCTGCTGTCGAACGAGGAGTTCACCCGCGAGCTGGACGACGAGGACAAAGCCAGCGAGTCGTGA
- a CDS encoding MotA/TolQ/ExbB proton channel family protein: MNLASVTNLTVLANVGGPQRGFFEEVAMRWEAGQWGMYPIAACLIVALAIMVERSIILFGKASINKEAFLRGLKKHIYAGDLDKAINYVAGQKSTPLTNVIKAGLMNVPKGNDEVQAALDEASLRETPKIEARTGYLAMLGNAAMLAGLLGTVSGLIACFEAVANVNPADKATILANGISEAMNCTGFGLLTAIPALISFSVLTGRTQSLINDINETSVSVLNLIVANKDKFKNLNVPASAARDDE, encoded by the coding sequence ATGAACCTGGCGTCTGTGACGAACCTGACCGTGCTGGCGAATGTCGGCGGCCCTCAGCGGGGCTTCTTCGAAGAAGTCGCCATGCGCTGGGAGGCCGGCCAGTGGGGTATGTACCCCATCGCGGCGTGCCTCATCGTGGCACTCGCCATCATGGTCGAGCGCAGCATCATCCTTTTCGGCAAGGCCTCCATCAACAAGGAAGCCTTCCTGCGCGGCCTGAAGAAGCACATCTACGCGGGAGACCTGGACAAGGCCATCAACTACGTGGCCGGCCAGAAGTCCACGCCGCTGACCAACGTCATCAAGGCCGGTCTGATGAACGTTCCCAAGGGCAACGACGAGGTCCAGGCGGCGCTCGACGAGGCCAGCCTCCGGGAGACGCCGAAGATCGAGGCGCGCACCGGTTACCTCGCCATGCTCGGCAACGCGGCGATGCTCGCCGGTCTGCTCGGAACGGTGTCCGGTCTGATCGCCTGCTTCGAGGCCGTGGCGAACGTGAACCCGGCCGACAAGGCGACCATTCTCGCCAACGGTATTTCTGAAGCCATGAACTGCACCGGCTTCGGTCTGCTGACGGCCATCCCGGCGCTGATCTCCTTCTCCGTGCTGACGGGCCGCACGCAGAGCCTCATCAACGACATCAACGAGACCAGCGTCTCCGTGCTCAACCTCATCGTGGCCAACAAGGACAAGTTCAAGAACCTGAACGTGCCCGCGTCGGCGGCTCGCGACGACGAGTAG
- a CDS encoding tetratricopeptide repeat protein, translating into MRVPTRRRSAARHAVVILATAWGLACGPTPPAREQEPFIPRSESVVLARVPAVERDARARERAALRKALSLHAGQLDVALRLARMDLEWSQSQGDLRYLGRAQAALSPWWDSATPPPGVRMLRASIHHARREFAEARVDLDAVVKEDPGNVKAWLLRAEVLGVQGEHLEAARSCNWLTALTSPLSIAVCEARVRSLSGHSRKAHARLAEVLGRTGRSQESQTRVLATLAESAALAGDAGKAERYFLRALALNPRDTTARAAFADLLLDAGRAREASVVVMDHTQDDRLLLRRVLAENVLSSSRAPALTRELVRRFEDRRLRGDGVHAREEARFALHVEKAPEKALRLAQAAWATQREPWDVRLLIEAALAAGKPEAAQPALDFLRDTGCEDPWLVRWAERARSEAP; encoded by the coding sequence ATGCGAGTCCCGACGCGCCGTCGCTCCGCCGCGAGACATGCCGTGGTCATCCTGGCCACGGCATGGGGGTTGGCGTGCGGGCCCACGCCTCCCGCGCGCGAGCAGGAGCCCTTCATTCCCAGGTCCGAGTCGGTGGTGCTGGCGCGCGTGCCCGCCGTGGAACGCGACGCGCGGGCCCGTGAGCGCGCCGCGCTCCGCAAGGCGCTGTCCCTTCACGCGGGGCAGCTCGACGTGGCGCTGCGGCTGGCGCGGATGGATTTGGAGTGGAGCCAGTCACAGGGCGACTTGCGCTACCTGGGCCGGGCACAGGCGGCGCTCTCACCGTGGTGGGATTCGGCCACGCCGCCGCCGGGCGTGCGGATGCTGCGCGCTTCCATCCACCATGCCCGGCGTGAGTTCGCCGAGGCGCGGGTGGACCTGGACGCGGTGGTGAAGGAGGACCCGGGCAACGTGAAGGCCTGGCTGCTGCGAGCGGAGGTGCTGGGCGTCCAGGGCGAGCATCTGGAGGCGGCCCGGAGCTGCAACTGGCTCACCGCGCTGACGAGCCCCCTGTCCATCGCCGTGTGCGAGGCTCGGGTGCGGAGCCTCTCGGGCCATTCGCGCAAGGCGCACGCGCGGCTCGCGGAGGTCCTGGGACGGACGGGGCGGAGTCAGGAGTCCCAGACGCGGGTGCTCGCGACGCTGGCGGAATCCGCCGCGCTCGCGGGCGACGCGGGCAAGGCGGAGCGGTACTTCCTCCGGGCGCTCGCGCTGAACCCGCGGGACACCACGGCGCGCGCGGCCTTCGCGGACCTGCTGCTGGACGCGGGCCGGGCGCGCGAGGCGTCCGTCGTGGTGATGGACCACACGCAGGACGACCGGCTGTTGCTCCGGCGGGTGCTGGCGGAGAACGTGCTGAGCTCCTCGCGGGCGCCCGCGCTCACCCGGGAGCTGGTCCGCCGCTTCGAGGACCGGCGCCTGCGCGGGGACGGCGTGCATGCGCGAGAGGAGGCCCGCTTCGCGCTCCACGTGGAGAAGGCGCCGGAGAAGGCACTTCGGCTCGCGCAGGCCGCCTGGGCGACCCAGCGCGAACCCTGGGACGTGCGGCTCCTCATCGAAGCGGCGTTGGCCGCGGGCAAGCCCGAGGCGGCCCAGCCCGCGCTGGACTTCCTACGGGACACGGGCTGCGAGGACCCGTGGCTGGTGCGCTGGGCCGAACGTGCGCGGAGCGAGGCGCCATGA
- a CDS encoding putative glycolipid-binding domain-containing protein — translation MTSSLLPRRLRALVWRRMISPGSEYFELRQHTEGWELTGSVVVVLEGQPYFVDYTLLTDAAWETRDVSVVRRSVEGEARLHLRSDAEHRWWNEGTELVELRGCPDIDLACTPSTNTLPIRRLALEVGQSAHVRTAWIRMPDLSVEVLPQQYTRLSPTRYRYESNGGSFKAEVDVDALGLVTNYPPGWERVAVSGE, via the coding sequence ATGACCTCCTCTCTGCTCCCGCGTCGACTCCGCGCGCTCGTCTGGCGGCGGATGATTTCCCCTGGAAGTGAGTACTTCGAGCTGCGTCAGCACACCGAAGGGTGGGAGCTGACGGGCTCGGTGGTGGTGGTGCTCGAGGGCCAGCCGTACTTCGTGGACTACACCCTCCTCACGGACGCCGCCTGGGAGACGCGGGACGTGAGCGTGGTGCGGCGCAGCGTGGAGGGCGAGGCGCGGCTTCACCTTCGCTCGGACGCGGAGCACCGGTGGTGGAACGAGGGCACGGAGCTCGTCGAGCTGCGCGGCTGCCCGGACATCGACCTGGCGTGCACGCCGTCCACGAACACGCTCCCCATCCGCAGGCTCGCGCTGGAGGTGGGGCAGAGCGCCCACGTGCGCACCGCGTGGATTCGCATGCCGGACCTGTCGGTGGAGGTGCTGCCCCAGCAGTACACGCGCCTGTCTCCGACGCGCTACCGCTACGAGAGCAATGGCGGCAGCTTCAAGGCCGAGGTGGACGTGGACGCGCTCGGCCTGGTGACGAACTACCCGCCGGGCTGGGAGCGCGTCGCCGTCTCGGGCGAATGA